The Actinomyces wuliandei genome contains the following window.
GCTGTCGGGGATTCGGATCAATACGATCCACCGGAATATCAGCATAAGTTGCGCCGGGAACTGGAACAAGCTCACCTTCTTTGACGACAGAAACCTGAGCATCATAGTTACCTTCCGAATTAGTTACGTGCTGATCAGAGGCAGTCTGACTACTATGAACGGCAACGTCGCCAGAATCTCCTCCATCACCTATGGGGGTGGCTTGTGATCTAGAGGGACGGCGATCGGCAGCATGAACGTCATCTGCCTGCTGAGAAGACTTCGAAGCCGTTTCACGTGAAACATGAGTCGAAGTGCCCTTACCTCTATCCTGGGCCGCGCCAGAACCCGAGGAGCCGTCGATGCGACGACCCGACCCTGAGCCCCGAAGGGTCTTCTCAGCAGTACTCCTAGCCCGCCTGGACTGCTTCCTCTGTCGTGTCGTCGCAGTCTCGGACTTCAAGTCGTGTTCAGCTGGTTCTCCTTGTCCGGTCTCAACGGCTACATCAACGCCTTCTGAATAGGCATCACGCGAAGAATCTGAGTAAGAGAGACGCTTCAATGCCCCCTTTGGAGTTGATTTGTCCTCTGAATCAACCGAGCCGCTGCTATCCAACTGACTGAATTTTTCCTGGCCGACCAGTACCTCCGAGCCTTGAAAGTTACCAGTATGTCCTCCCTGGGACTCGTCCATCGCAGCGACATCATTTTCCCGATTCTCTGGGAAGAAAACGTCAGAAGGCCTACCTGAACTTACAGTCTCTCTTTGAGTATCAGGAATAAGGGCCTGGAGACCCCGCCCAAGTCCTCGCCTCTTCTGAGCCATCAGGCCTCGCCACCTTCCTTAGCAGGGACGCCCCTAAAAGCGACCTCACGTGCCATCTTCATATAAGCTACCGCACCAGTAGAACGTGGATCCCAGAACACAACAGGTGCGCCAAACGACGGTGCTTCAGCAACTCGGATAGAACGAGGTATCTTGGTTTCAAGAGTCGCATCAGGGAAATATGTTCGAACCTCAGATTCAACCTCGCGCGACAACGTAGTCCGCCCGTCAAACATAGTCAGCACTATCATCGAAACACCAAGACCTGGATTGTGGATCTGTGCTATTCGGTCAATAGACCTGGTAAGAAGCGCCAGACCCTCCAAAGCATAGTACTCTGCCTGCATTGGAATAAGAACTTCATGGGCGGCAACGAATGCATTAATAGTCATGATACCGAGACTAGGCGGACAATCTACAATAATATAGTCCAAGCGTGGCTGATCCTCTCGCTCACGGAACCTTAGGTACTCGATGAGCGCATTACGCAGCCGAGACTCCCTTTCCCTAGTCTCAATTAGCTCAATCTCAACAGCAGCGACATCTATGGTTGCCGGTACACACAACAGTGT
Protein-coding sequences here:
- a CDS encoding ParA family protein — encoded protein: MSGSSIFDQLQADRVALDEMTEEGHPRPEQTRIMAVANQKGGVGKTSTAVNLAAALAQGGLHVLLIDADSQGNASTALGVEHDEGTQSIYDVLVDDAPISDVVARTRFSDTLLCVPATIDVAAVEIELIETRERESRLRNALIEYLRFREREDQPRLDYIIVDCPPSLGIMTINAFVAAHEVLIPMQAEYYALEGLALLTRSIDRIAQIHNPGLGVSMIVLTMFDGRTTLSREVESEVRTYFPDATLETKIPRSIRVAEAPSFGAPVVFWDPRSTGAVAYMKMAREVAFRGVPAKEGGEA